GTACACTCCGTCATACGCCCTAACTCGATAGTTGTAAGTTTCACTACCTGTCAGACTGGTATCATCATAACTTGTGACATTAGCATTAGTTGAGCCTATCTCTGCCTGGAGTGGCCACTCCGACTGTGATGCCAATTTCCGTTCCACGCGATAACTGGTCTCATTTCTATTAGGGTCTGTCCAGGAAAGACGGATTCTCTGCGGGTTTGTTCCAATGACGCTGCCGCTCAGATTGGATTTCAAGAAATTAGCCAATCTGAACAGCTTTCCTTCACCCGGGTTTATGATAAGATGAAAAGTGCCATTCCCCGACAGAGTATCCAACAACTGCCCAGTTGAGCAATCTATTAAATAGGAATAACGGCTTTTCTGCAAGGTGACTTGCTGGCAAGGTCTTTCACCGTACCCAACCCAACGGTTGACTAACATGAAATAATCTTCGCCTACAGAATCATCCCTGAACATTCCTACCTGTATATGGTTTTCATAGGTCGGTTCTTTGCAGATGCAAATGCAGCAAGTTGAGCAAGCCACTCCATTTACCGAAGCGATAAAACTTCCGGGAGCACTTCCCACCTGCGAACTCGGACCGGCCCACCGCCATTCGAGTTTTTTCAGAATAGGGCCTAAAGTATCCAGTCTCTCATTTATCTGTTTAACTGCGGAAAACAAAGTCTCCGGAATGCTCATGCTTGAGTAGTAGATATTGACATAGGCAGGGTAGGTCTCAATGGGTTTCCCCTCGACGCTATCTATTAAACCCCCGTGTACATCGTCCGGCGCATAAGCGCGTGATGCATATTCGAAATATCCAATTCCTTTGACACCATACGCTAATGCCATATTAACCGTGGCCTTTAACTCACTATTGTGCGGATATCTGGGTACAGGAGCTGTAAGCGATTTGAAAGTCTGGGCAATATACCACCATTCTTTATTTCTGGATTTTGCCGCGTTAGCTACCTTATTTAACCTTACAGCAAAAGAGTCCAGGGTTTCCTGCCAAGCGTCGTTGTCATTTTCAGGTGTCGTATCCCTCCATATCGGGTAATCATCATAGAAAAGCTCATGTGGGTTAACCTCATTCATATATCGATAGGTGTTGATGTAATCGAAATCGCCTGCGGACTGAATTCCTGGAACGTAATGTGCAGAGTCTAGGATTTCATTAACCCGCCTGCTACTACGGAATTGGTCATAAGCTGGTTGATCCTGCAGTGCCCAGCGATAGAGCGAGGTTCCGTGAAATTGCTCGTTATCCAGGATGTGACTGTCATGTATAAGGTTCCATTGATAGACAGTCATGTTCGGATTGCTATCAGAACGTACATAGAATAAATAGGCATAATTACTATCATAGACTTCAACATAGTCTATGTAAAGGTCAGTGTTCTTATTCCAGTAAACCCTATAGTCAAAGGAATCCCCTGAACTCCATCCTGGCGAGAACGTTAGTTTAAAAGGCAAGTATTGACCACATGGATTAAAATCCTGATA
The Candidatus Zixiibacteriota bacterium genome window above contains:
- a CDS encoding T9SS type A sorting domain-containing protein; amino-acid sequence: MLKKILLFGLVAIMSSAIMVFSAYEGKFPRIAFSPPYIFHNGSDYNYYTYFPQAVDTLGLTALVQNLWVFRDADFASAASDSLNLINAWTAYYSYGQYSMYQADGYNEYDWFLPNIPGENIRFLSTKYNNAGHGHQISEQVGDSIGYAWFVSKDNPNDNRGYVLYGLWNERTGPNSLGPYAIDYSREQEKADRHYTATFKLKVPCSPTSEPVANIGVYFYHGADSTVWSRTLLYQDFNPCGQYLPFKLTFSPGWSSGDSFDYRVYWNKNTDLYIDYVEVYDSNYAYLFYVRSDSNPNMTVYQWNLIHDSHILDNEQFHGTSLYRWALQDQPAYDQFRSSRRVNEILDSAHYVPGIQSAGDFDYINTYRYMNEVNPHELFYDDYPIWRDTTPENDNDAWQETLDSFAVRLNKVANAAKSRNKEWWYIAQTFKSLTAPVPRYPHNSELKATVNMALAYGVKGIGYFEYASRAYAPDDVHGGLIDSVEGKPIETYPAYVNIYYSSMSIPETLFSAVKQINERLDTLGPILKKLEWRWAGPSSQVGSAPGSFIASVNGVACSTCCICICKEPTYENHIQVGMFRDDSVGEDYFMLVNRWVGYGERPCQQVTLQKSRYSYLIDCSTGQLLDTLSGNGTFHLIINPGEGKLFRLANFLKSNLSGSVIGTNPQRIRLSWTDPNRNETSYRVERKLASQSEWPLQAEIGSTNANVTSYDDTSLTGSETYNYRVRAYDGVYYSEYSNQITVRNIPNPPRNLTAHLNRICCPGRGAGAGSGIGINGICPYCYTNEIILSWQAPQNQKSGTLASYRAVAWRGTWNASQTVPFTSTTTTFCVPELGKSYNFAVYAIDSAGNVSNPSTSISISSGTTDYCYGDGEPQQKIVASVIPERFELFQNYPNPFNFGTLIKYALPQESEVKIVVYNLLGQKVRVLVNDIQEPGYYTISWNGKNERGEAVGSGIYFYRIQAGSFTKTAKMSLLK